Proteins from a single region of Novosphingobium sp. CECT 9465:
- a CDS encoding DUF6878 family protein, translating to MIDIEAVMADFAVLQAQRQAQVVAEIQQLKTVILPRLQEAGIARVEIRFDGCGDSGAVEECACLDAAGAAIACPDVTILEDEAGNSDGDGSAELHSLGQALEQLTYLALERHHPGWEINDGACGELVIDVAEATFVLDCSLRFTATDDHRTEL from the coding sequence ATGATCGATATCGAGGCCGTGATGGCCGACTTTGCCGTTCTTCAGGCCCAGCGGCAGGCCCAGGTGGTCGCAGAGATTCAGCAGCTCAAGACCGTCATTCTCCCGCGCTTGCAGGAAGCCGGAATCGCCCGCGTCGAGATCCGCTTTGACGGCTGCGGCGACAGCGGTGCTGTTGAGGAATGCGCGTGCCTCGATGCCGCTGGTGCCGCGATCGCGTGCCCCGATGTCACCATTCTGGAAGACGAAGCAGGCAACTCGGATGGTGACGGTTCCGCGGAGCTGCACTCACTCGGCCAAGCTCTCGAGCAGCTGACCTATCTGGCGCTCGAACGTCACCATCCTGGCTGGGAGATCAACGACGGTGCCTGCGGCGAACTGGTGATCGATGTGGCTGAAGCGACCTTCGTGCTCGACTGCAGTCTGCGCTTCACCGCGACCGATGATCACAGGACCGAGCTCTAG
- a CDS encoding S24 family peptidase → MDEARARLEQLIGERGCNYSALSRLIGRNPAYIQQYIRRGSPRRLEDRDCETLATFFGVAPAELGATPPSPADLHDLIPIPVLDVAASAGHGAIADSEGQTTQFGFPKQWLRRLTPSRSSYLSIICVRGDSMEPTLHDGDDVLVDSADGLGRLRDGIYVLRMDGALNVKRIAIEPQGSKISVISDNDAYPTWSGLHRRAVNIVGRVLWFGRPL, encoded by the coding sequence ATGGACGAGGCGCGTGCCAGGCTTGAACAACTGATCGGCGAGCGTGGTTGCAACTATTCGGCGCTATCACGCCTGATCGGCCGCAATCCGGCATACATCCAGCAGTATATACGCAGAGGCAGTCCGCGTCGTCTTGAGGATCGCGATTGCGAAACGCTGGCGACATTCTTTGGCGTTGCGCCTGCCGAACTGGGAGCAACGCCGCCAAGCCCTGCGGACCTGCATGACCTCATACCTATTCCGGTGCTCGACGTCGCAGCGTCTGCGGGTCATGGCGCAATCGCCGATAGCGAGGGTCAGACAACGCAGTTTGGCTTTCCAAAGCAATGGCTTCGGCGCCTGACCCCATCGAGATCAAGCTACCTCTCGATAATCTGCGTGCGCGGGGACTCGATGGAGCCTACGCTGCATGATGGAGACGACGTCCTTGTCGACAGTGCGGATGGACTGGGTCGCCTGCGCGACGGCATCTACGTTCTGCGCATGGACGGCGCACTCAATGTCAAACGGATCGCGATCGAACCGCAGGGCAGTAAGATTTCGGTCATCAGCGACAACGACGCCTATCCCACCTGGTCGGGGCTTCACCGTCGCGCCGTCAACATTGTCGGCCGCGTGCTGTGGTTTGGCCGACCGCTGTAA
- the mobF gene encoding MobF family relaxase: MLSVANVRTAGGAARYFAADNYYSRADADRSGEWFGAGAEKLGLSGQVEVDAFEAVLKGFLPDGTRLGTDKRPHRAGTDLTFSMPKSWSLLALVGGDRRILDAYAGAVRETLGWAERNLAETRIEVRGKDRVVATGNLVAALFVHDTNRNQEPNAHIHAVIANATQGPDGKWRSLRNDKLWEHNTLLNAMVMARFRLSVEQLGYEVGERGKHGSFEAAGVPKSVRDAFSSRRAEVLNAVAHMASQGPAARDAATLMTRAKKAEIEDRAALVDAWRTKVAEIRFDPAQVIACANSRAASGFGEVGRAAAAVQNIATRAKDLALALAAKFGRNAGDPLMPSRMAGRDAQEIAAIHAVASAVRHLSEREAAFSKASIIRAALGFGLPAATPAIERRIDQLVRQGQLVRGRGANRAMLTTPHAVDAETRIIAAVEDGRGHGEPIVHASEAGARAQALSQLRYGMTLNRGQETAARLLLGSANRIVAIQGVAGAGKSTVLKPVAEILREEGRAVLGLAVQNTLVRMLERETGIPSMTVARFLGRYRDLLDNPESARLQAARAEMRGSVVLLDEASMVGNADNEKLVRLANVLEVARFASIGDRKQLGAVDAGKPFDVMQRSGIETAVMDTNLRARDARLRDAQAAAQEGDISGSLEKLGMDVLEVREGAALRAAAAWLALSPDDRERTAIYASGRALRSEINSAVQTGLRANGELGREAIALDVLSRVNVSHEELRYAGSYRPGMILNVDRTIRSQKIGRGTWSVGDIDLKTGRIALANEQGAIASFRPDKLRPSRENAVMRVFEAKSLELRAGDRIRWTDTDHKRGLVNADQARITEIRDGKVCLITSTGITHELAQADPMLRRLDLAYALNAHMAQGLTSDRGIAVMDSRERNLSNQQTFLVTITRLRDGLTLFVNNASRLEAAVERNPGTKQSAIETIGALREPAAAGSSKGDEVVSERKEPERERAIVKPWEIGI, translated from the coding sequence ATGCTCTCTGTCGCCAATGTTCGCACCGCTGGAGGCGCTGCAAGGTACTTTGCCGCGGACAATTATTATTCGCGAGCAGACGCAGATCGGTCGGGCGAGTGGTTTGGCGCAGGCGCCGAAAAACTCGGATTGTCAGGGCAAGTCGAGGTCGATGCCTTCGAGGCGGTGCTTAAGGGATTTCTGCCGGATGGCACCCGGCTCGGCACCGACAAGCGTCCTCACCGCGCCGGCACGGACCTCACGTTCTCGATGCCCAAATCCTGGTCGCTCCTGGCTCTTGTCGGGGGCGACCGGCGTATCCTTGATGCCTATGCTGGGGCCGTGCGCGAAACGCTGGGCTGGGCCGAACGCAACCTTGCCGAGACCCGTATCGAAGTGCGTGGCAAGGACCGCGTCGTTGCGACCGGCAATCTCGTTGCTGCGCTCTTTGTCCATGATACGAACCGCAATCAGGAGCCCAATGCCCACATTCACGCCGTGATCGCCAACGCAACGCAAGGGCCAGACGGCAAATGGCGTTCGCTGCGCAACGACAAGCTGTGGGAGCACAACACACTGCTCAATGCCATGGTCATGGCGCGCTTTCGCCTGTCGGTCGAGCAGCTGGGCTACGAAGTAGGCGAGCGTGGCAAGCATGGCAGTTTTGAAGCCGCAGGCGTTCCCAAATCAGTCCGCGATGCATTCAGTTCGCGGCGGGCAGAGGTTCTGAATGCCGTGGCCCATATGGCTAGCCAGGGACCTGCTGCCCGCGACGCGGCCACGCTGATGACCCGCGCGAAGAAGGCCGAAATCGAGGACCGCGCTGCTCTTGTCGACGCCTGGCGGACGAAAGTTGCCGAAATCAGATTTGATCCGGCACAGGTTATCGCCTGCGCCAATTCAAGGGCCGCGTCAGGCTTCGGGGAGGTCGGTCGTGCGGCCGCCGCCGTCCAGAATATCGCGACACGGGCGAAAGACCTCGCATTGGCTCTTGCGGCAAAGTTCGGACGCAATGCCGGCGACCCTCTGATGCCGTCCCGCATGGCAGGGCGAGACGCGCAGGAGATTGCGGCGATCCACGCGGTCGCCTCGGCGGTGCGCCATCTGTCGGAGCGGGAAGCGGCCTTCTCGAAGGCCAGTATCATTCGCGCTGCATTGGGCTTCGGGCTCCCTGCCGCCACGCCGGCGATTGAAAGGCGGATCGACCAGCTCGTCCGTCAGGGTCAGCTTGTGCGCGGGCGAGGGGCGAACCGCGCAATGCTGACGACGCCCCACGCAGTGGACGCCGAGACGCGGATCATTGCGGCCGTGGAAGACGGGCGCGGTCATGGCGAGCCAATCGTTCATGCAAGCGAGGCAGGAGCACGGGCCCAGGCACTGTCGCAATTGCGCTACGGGATGACATTGAACAGGGGCCAGGAAACGGCGGCCCGACTGTTGTTGGGTTCTGCCAACCGGATTGTCGCGATCCAGGGTGTTGCCGGGGCAGGCAAGAGCACTGTCCTGAAGCCCGTGGCTGAAATCCTGCGAGAGGAGGGCAGGGCGGTTCTGGGCCTTGCGGTACAGAACACGCTCGTTCGCATGCTCGAGCGCGAGACAGGCATACCGAGCATGACGGTCGCGCGTTTCCTCGGACGATACCGCGACCTTCTGGACAATCCGGAGTCGGCGCGCCTTCAAGCAGCCCGAGCCGAAATGCGCGGGTCCGTCGTCCTGCTGGACGAAGCCTCGATGGTGGGCAACGCCGACAATGAGAAGCTGGTGCGGCTTGCCAATGTTCTCGAAGTCGCGCGCTTTGCCAGTATTGGCGACCGTAAGCAGCTGGGTGCCGTCGATGCCGGCAAGCCCTTCGACGTCATGCAGCGCTCCGGGATCGAGACTGCCGTCATGGACACCAACTTGCGCGCCCGCGACGCGAGGCTTCGCGATGCGCAGGCTGCCGCGCAGGAGGGAGACATCTCGGGGTCTCTGGAAAAGCTTGGCATGGATGTGCTCGAGGTGCGCGAAGGCGCTGCCTTACGGGCCGCAGCGGCTTGGCTCGCACTATCGCCTGACGATCGTGAGCGCACCGCGATCTATGCCTCCGGTCGCGCTCTGCGCAGTGAGATCAATAGTGCCGTGCAGACGGGGCTTCGAGCGAATGGGGAGCTGGGTCGCGAGGCAATTGCGCTCGATGTCTTGTCGCGCGTCAATGTCAGCCACGAGGAACTGCGTTATGCGGGGAGCTATCGTCCCGGCATGATCCTCAATGTCGATCGAACCATCCGTTCGCAGAAGATCGGCAGGGGCACCTGGTCGGTCGGGGATATTGACCTGAAAACCGGTCGCATCGCGCTTGCCAACGAACAAGGCGCGATCGCATCGTTTCGCCCCGACAAGTTGCGGCCCTCGCGCGAAAATGCTGTCATGCGCGTATTTGAGGCCAAGTCGCTCGAACTGAGGGCCGGTGATCGTATCCGCTGGACCGATACCGATCATAAGCGTGGCCTTGTGAATGCAGATCAGGCACGCATTACCGAGATACGCGATGGGAAAGTCTGTCTAATCACTTCTACCGGCATTACACACGAACTGGCGCAAGCCGATCCAATGCTCCGCCGACTGGACCTTGCTTACGCCCTCAACGCCCATATGGCGCAGGGTCTCACGTCCGATCGCGGAATTGCCGTCATGGACAGCCGCGAGCGCAACCTCTCCAACCAGCAGACGTTCCTCGTGACGATCACGCGGCTGCGGGACGGACTTACATTGTTCGTCAACAACGCATCACGACTCGAGGCCGCAGTCGAGCGTAACCCTGGAACCAAGCAATCCGCGATCGAGACGATCGGAGCGCTTCGGGAGCCGGCAGCAGCCGGATCAAGCAAGGGCGATGAAGTCGTGAGCGAAAGGAAAGAACCAGAGCGCGAACGCGCGATCGTGAAGCCCTGGGAGATCGGAATTTGA
- a CDS encoding type IV secretion system DNA-binding domain-containing protein, with amino-acid sequence MKRNLGNFTRGSQLIEHFSFMFAAGLKAPLIVGLVVMAWTTWDVLSRGLSDHEVYLCWMRVYLAGYRFMEFDPAKDVVLRLSWGGSMTLPIAMLDNFPPIVRAWSHMTGLAVHALMVSGLLLVPLFVLWYWLASLYGKVAKQRKHERGSKIATMRELVRQVRDFNRQEQRKEWRAALGWRWIFCSRTELAKAFPYKPSSIAGIPYPWRLEQSHAMLIGTTGMGKTVALSDMVAQARARRQRAVIFDLTGHFIEHFYDPKSDVILNPLDARCPQWSVFDECRDEAEFTAAAEALVPHDGGGSEQFWVLAARLLFVEMCLKLRARGAASNEALSRQLMTADLSEVHNLMRGTIADPLTAPEAARMAESIRAVFNANAKALKLLPREGPRFSVRKWIEEDTGDGGIVFISARYVDLSVCSQLLTVWLDTAMNSLMTLERTRDVRIWFFLDELGALHRLPALEKGLQTARNFGGAIVTGIHAYAKLKEVYGENIAMTLSSLARTKLILGTADPDTSKWCATFIGEHEVYDMEEGYTYGFNNARDAVSLSARKSTEMLVMPSELGDLRRLTGYLKFPDGFPAGAIVLKPVDRRKCAQGFIRRPLDSQPTGKEDADGSAGQQDGSDRVQGGDNRPSANDDGAGRRVTPKQGELALGSPVEGQREPKTDQPGLVATDLTAASGDPPQTGPKSPIGRDSVASTRPESTGAGATDQDASRGVHVGRSGRTSGQGEGAEPDRIGEGASDQVAPQSRSSASLPLADPRRVALEGVPEIEPDARDLGQFDIEI; translated from the coding sequence ATGAAGCGTAATCTCGGCAATTTCACGCGCGGGAGCCAGCTGATCGAGCACTTCAGCTTCATGTTTGCAGCAGGGCTCAAGGCCCCGCTGATCGTGGGGCTCGTCGTTATGGCCTGGACCACATGGGACGTGCTCTCGAGGGGGCTGTCGGACCACGAGGTCTACTTGTGCTGGATGCGCGTTTACCTGGCCGGTTATCGCTTCATGGAGTTCGATCCGGCAAAGGACGTGGTTCTCAGGTTGTCGTGGGGCGGTAGCATGACATTGCCGATCGCAATGCTCGACAACTTCCCGCCAATCGTGCGGGCATGGAGCCATATGACCGGTCTGGCAGTGCATGCGCTGATGGTATCCGGCCTGCTGCTCGTGCCCCTTTTCGTACTCTGGTACTGGCTCGCGTCCCTGTACGGAAAGGTCGCCAAGCAAAGGAAGCATGAGCGCGGGTCGAAGATCGCAACCATGCGCGAGCTTGTCCGGCAAGTACGAGACTTCAACCGGCAGGAACAGCGCAAGGAATGGCGCGCTGCGCTCGGCTGGCGATGGATATTCTGCAGCCGTACCGAGCTGGCAAAAGCATTCCCCTACAAGCCATCGTCAATCGCCGGCATTCCCTATCCCTGGCGGCTCGAGCAGAGCCACGCGATGCTGATCGGTACCACCGGCATGGGCAAGACCGTTGCGCTTTCGGACATGGTCGCACAGGCCCGGGCGCGTCGGCAGAGGGCAGTGATCTTCGACCTGACCGGGCACTTCATCGAGCACTTCTACGACCCAAAAAGCGATGTCATCCTGAACCCGCTCGATGCACGTTGCCCTCAGTGGAGCGTATTCGACGAATGCCGGGACGAGGCCGAATTCACGGCAGCGGCAGAAGCGCTGGTGCCCCACGACGGCGGCGGTTCGGAGCAGTTCTGGGTGCTCGCCGCACGCCTGCTGTTTGTCGAAATGTGCCTCAAGCTGCGCGCACGCGGCGCTGCCAGCAATGAGGCGCTCTCACGCCAGTTGATGACGGCCGACTTGTCCGAAGTGCACAATCTGATGCGCGGAACGATCGCCGATCCGCTGACGGCACCCGAGGCTGCGCGCATGGCAGAGTCGATCCGCGCGGTGTTCAACGCGAATGCCAAGGCGCTGAAACTTCTGCCGCGCGAGGGCCCACGCTTTTCGGTTCGAAAATGGATCGAGGAGGACACAGGGGATGGCGGAATTGTCTTCATCTCGGCACGCTATGTCGACCTCAGCGTCTGTTCGCAGCTCCTCACGGTCTGGCTCGATACGGCGATGAATTCGCTGATGACACTCGAGCGGACAAGGGACGTGCGGATCTGGTTCTTCCTTGATGAACTGGGGGCATTGCATCGCCTGCCGGCTCTAGAAAAAGGCCTCCAGACTGCACGCAATTTCGGAGGCGCGATCGTCACCGGCATCCATGCCTATGCCAAGCTCAAGGAGGTCTACGGCGAGAATATCGCGATGACGCTGTCCTCGCTGGCCCGGACCAAGCTGATCCTGGGCACCGCCGATCCCGACACCTCGAAGTGGTGCGCGACGTTCATCGGCGAGCACGAAGTCTACGATATGGAGGAGGGCTACACCTATGGCTTCAACAATGCCCGCGATGCGGTCAGCCTGAGTGCGCGCAAGAGTACCGAGATGCTGGTCATGCCGAGTGAGCTCGGTGACTTGCGGCGGCTGACAGGCTACCTCAAGTTTCCTGATGGCTTCCCCGCAGGGGCCATCGTCTTAAAGCCCGTAGACCGCAGGAAGTGCGCCCAGGGCTTCATCCGTAGACCCCTCGATAGCCAGCCAACTGGCAAAGAGGATGCGGACGGATCGGCAGGCCAACAGGACGGTTCGGACCGCGTGCAGGGTGGCGACAATCGCCCTTCGGCCAATGATGATGGTGCCGGGCGGCGGGTTACGCCCAAACAAGGTGAGCTTGCCCTCGGAAGCCCAGTTGAAGGCCAGCGAGAACCGAAAACGGACCAGCCGGGACTGGTGGCCACAGACCTCACGGCTGCTTCTGGCGATCCACCGCAAACCGGGCCGAAGTCACCTATCGGCCGCGATAGTGTCGCTTCGACCCGACCTGAAAGCACCGGTGCGGGTGCAACTGATCAGGACGCGAGCCGAGGCGTACATGTCGGTCGTAGCGGCCGAACATCCGGGCAGGGTGAGGGTGCTGAGCCGGATCGCATAGGCGAAGGTGCCTCAGATCAGGTGGCGCCACAAAGCCGATCGAGCGCGTCACTGCCACTCGCCGATCCTCGACGCGTGGCCCTTGAAGGCGTGCCCGAAATCGAGCCCGATGCGCGCGATCTCGGCCAGTTCGACATCGAGATCTGA
- a CDS encoding DUF6437 family protein, which produces MARSKPTARDALRKLREQRAQLENEEARLREEAATELGKLLIECGAETIEPAQLRQIVRGAMALGIEETLKRIAPA; this is translated from the coding sequence ATGGCCAGGTCCAAACCTACTGCACGCGATGCGCTGAGGAAGCTGCGTGAACAGCGTGCTCAACTCGAGAACGAGGAGGCTCGTCTCCGCGAAGAGGCAGCGACCGAACTCGGAAAGCTGCTGATCGAGTGCGGCGCCGAGACGATCGAACCAGCGCAACTGCGTCAGATCGTGCGAGGAGCAATGGCACTCGGAATCGAGGAAACGCTGAAGCGGATTGCTCCCGCGTAA
- a CDS encoding single-stranded DNA-binding protein — protein sequence MTNLVILVGRIARDPETRTTQGGTSITSISVVTDRPARKDGKTYKDENGYTAKDSEFHRITCFNGLGQNVAKYCTKGQLVTVEGRIHYTQWEDQSGTKRYGCEIIADKVDFLTKGRSGSNEGAPDIDED from the coding sequence ATGACCAATCTCGTTATCCTCGTTGGCCGCATCGCTCGCGACCCCGAGACCCGCACCACCCAGGGTGGAACCAGCATCACCTCGATCTCGGTCGTGACCGACCGTCCCGCCCGCAAGGATGGCAAGACCTACAAGGACGAAAACGGCTACACCGCCAAGGACAGCGAATTCCACCGGATCACCTGCTTCAACGGCCTGGGCCAGAACGTCGCCAAGTACTGCACCAAGGGCCAGCTCGTGACGGTCGAAGGGCGCATCCACTACACCCAGTGGGAAGATCAGAGCGGCACCAAGCGCTACGGCTGCGAGATCATCGCCGACAAGGTCGACTTCCTCACCAAGGGCCGTTCGGGCAGCAACGAGGGAGCCCCCGACATCGACGAGGACTGA
- a CDS encoding DUF2493 domain-containing protein: MHTSFADQLAGLDLAGFSVGPAPLSTSDFPVREAVVQTLEAVWSDLFAMVSGTALEADAEDLGWAFVNIFHRSAERKSTALDRATDEVRALIATADGSEVHTHDLETQVERAQCAESAMLALEEMREVAAGLYLNEFGSSWKPVSSSRFNHSAMLTSALVEGRDFLRARAEAKRRAAVPEGTPVVFAGGRTRHATEDDALTFGNNVWATLDKVRDRVPDMVLIHGGDTKGVDRLASSWAERRGIPQVTFSLDMRLGARAGFKRNERMLSLDPRYVIAFPGNGVLERLVIEAKARRITVVDRRGPLGTNPKNTSARTD; encoded by the coding sequence ATGCACACGTCATTTGCCGACCAACTCGCCGGGCTCGATCTCGCCGGCTTCTCCGTCGGTCCTGCTCCCCTATCGACAAGCGATTTCCCAGTCCGGGAGGCGGTCGTCCAAACCCTCGAAGCGGTCTGGTCCGATCTTTTCGCCATGGTGTCCGGGACCGCTCTTGAAGCCGACGCCGAGGATCTTGGCTGGGCCTTCGTCAACATCTTTCACCGCTCGGCGGAACGCAAATCGACTGCCCTTGACCGGGCGACCGACGAGGTCCGCGCGCTGATTGCTACGGCCGATGGATCCGAGGTCCACACCCATGACCTTGAGACCCAGGTTGAGCGGGCGCAATGCGCAGAAAGCGCGATGCTGGCACTCGAAGAGATGCGCGAAGTCGCAGCAGGCCTATACCTCAACGAGTTCGGTTCCTCCTGGAAGCCAGTCTCCAGTTCTCGCTTCAATCACAGTGCAATGCTGACCTCGGCGCTCGTCGAAGGTCGCGACTTCCTGCGCGCCCGCGCCGAGGCCAAACGCCGTGCGGCCGTGCCCGAAGGAACCCCGGTCGTGTTCGCCGGAGGGCGCACCCGTCATGCTACCGAAGACGATGCGCTGACCTTCGGCAACAATGTCTGGGCCACGCTCGACAAGGTCCGCGACCGCGTGCCGGATATGGTCTTGATCCATGGCGGCGACACCAAGGGCGTCGACCGTCTGGCTTCGAGCTGGGCTGAACGTCGCGGCATCCCGCAGGTGACATTCTCGCTGGATATGCGCCTGGGCGCCCGTGCCGGCTTCAAGCGCAACGAGCGGATGCTTTCCCTCGATCCGCGCTACGTCATTGCGTTCCCGGGTAATGGCGTACTCGAACGCCTGGTGATCGAGGCCAAGGCTCGGCGGATCACCGTTGTCGATCGCCGCGGGCCCCTCGGTACCAATCCGAAGAACACTTCGGCCAGGACCGACTAG